The DNA segment ATTATTTCTCATTTAATTAAATGCAACGATCGAGTGAAAATTTTGTGCTTTTCAGAGAGAGGCTTTGACCAAATAAGATGATTGAAAGAGATTACGTGACATCCGCCACAGAAGTAAAGTAGTTTGGAATTTTTCAGCATATTACAAAGCTTTCTTGATGTTGAATTTCTGTCCAAAATTTCTATAACCATCTTGCAGTATATGTAGCTTTTAGATAATCTAGTTACAATTTAAAAGGATACAGAGTAAACACTTCATATATAATCTTTAcacaacaaaaatataaaatagaatATTATAAAGATTATATTTCAAAACATTAACATTGATTATCGATCGTTACTGTTCCACGACGATCTTCCCCGTAGCATGGCCATCCAATAACTTGCTCCAAGCAATCTCACCTTTGCTAAGAGGATGAACTGAATCCAGCGTAGTCTTGATCTTACCTTCTTTCCACAGTTCCACAAGTCTTTTCAAATCCTCGCCCTTAGGAACAAGCAGCAAAGGCACCAATTTCTTCTTAGAAAATGTAACTTTCTGAACTAAAATAGTCCACACTGCACGAATATTCCCCGCAGTAATATCAATCACCTTTCCATTTTGGCTCAGGTTCGGCTCAAAAACCGACCAAGGAAAAGCCACCCTAGCGCATTGTATCACCACGTCGTATTTCTTCCCCGACGGGCTTTTCAGGGCTGCCCCCTCTGGCGTCTTGTAGTCAACAACTTCATCGGCTCCGAGACTTTTCACAAACTCGAGATTTCGGGCACCGCATGTGGCCGTTACGTGTGTGTTTCCGAGCTTGGCTAGCTGAACGGCATAGTGGCCGACGCCACCTGAGGCAGCGGTGATCAGAATGTTCTTTTTCGGGCCATCTCCGTCGAGCTTTACGCCTGCGAATTTATCTGTGAGGGTGAGTAGGGCCGTGAGGCCGGCAACAGGAAGGCTGGCGGCTTCGGCAGGGGAGAGTTGAGGAGGCCTAAGGACTGTTGAATTTTCCTCAGCTATGCAATATTCTGCTAAGCCACCTCCTGTCTGTTTTGTAAAGATTCAGATTGCATTAGATCATATTTGAATTGGAGAGTTTTGTTATGTTGTTCACCCACTCGTGCCCACTCAATGTGTCCatcatgaggtgacactcaactattggatgtgttGAATTGTGCATCTAATAATTGAGTGACACAGTATGGTGAGATTTGAGTATTTATTCTTATCAAATCAATTGAGTGTTTAAtcactgaaaaataaaaaagagagaATATAATTTAAAGAAGGCTGACAATACTTACAAAGAATCCAAGAACAGCAACAACCTTGTCACCAGCTTTGAAATTTCTTACGTTGGGTCCAACCTCCACTACCTCGCCAGCAACATCCGTGGCTACAATCATACAAAATTcctaattaatttcataaaacatCTGATGACACGACTCTATATAAGGTTTACGTTAGAAATCGTTTTTCCACCCACATGATGAACATATAAGTATAATATAAATGAAAGTTTacaataatcatgcaatacatgtCAAACAATATATTATTCATATCTATACATGATTATCATATTTTATGATAACTACTGCTCATCTCTTACTCATCACATCTATATAGCACATTTCTATGTCTAAATTAAAACTAGCATGTTGGATCAGCCAACTACTCTTATATCTAATTAACTATGCACatactaattaattattttctacaAGACAGACTGATTCATCATCTACAATAGAGAGAAATGACAAATAATATATACCAGGTAAAACTGAATGTCTTGTCCTATGTGACATAGTATTGATGTGACATGCATCAAGACATATATATAATGTTATATCTGCactaatattaaaaaaaaaactaaaaaaactaaaataatagAAGAAAAAATACTATGATTATTGAGAAATTTGTGTGatatagaaaatcaatattgtaAGAAAGTAAACATAACAAGTAAAATTCATTGAATAATACATGTTGGTAAAGAAAGTTATAAAATACATGGAGATGGAAAATGAATATATAGAATTAATGAATTAATATTACCGGGGATTAAAGGATTCCTAGAAAGAAAAGGACGAAGCAAGAGTTTAAGCTTATGAGTATTGGCGTCTACTGGATTCAAGCTGGTGGCTTCCACTTTTAGGAGCACTTGACCTTTTCCAGGATCAGGAATCGGAACTTCAACATGCTGAAGAATGGGAAAAAATACACATGATCATTATAATTAATTCTCTCTCAATTAAATTATCATAGAAAATTTCTTTTCATATCGCATCGTACGTATAATTAAATAACATGGTACGTACATAtataaaataactcaaagatTCAGTTCTTTTACAACTTATCAAAGTTAGATGACAAGAAATCTACTAATAAGTAATAGGTTGATATTAAAAGAAATTAGTTCACCTCCAGACCAACACGGCCACCTCCATTACTGTGATACTGAAGCGCTCGCATCAGCTTACCCGCCATTTGCCCAATTCAACAACTAAGTAGCTAGtactttattaattaataatatatagataCATTAGATCCATTTTATACAAGAAAATGATCCACCTTAATTGGTCCTTGAGTAGCAAGCTGAGAAACTTCAATGGCGATCGGTCAAGAATGGAAGCGAAATAACTTTATTTGCATGCACGTACAATAATAGATTCGTGGCCAATCCTTAACCGATCATGGCAAATGCTTTAGAGAGAGAGAGGAATAATTTTATACGAATTTTTagatattcaataaaatattcataacAAATGATTGgtctattttaataattttcctatATATTGATTTCGTCCATTGAGGTCCACACGTTAGTATGCGTTATGGGTTGGGAACTTCGGAGAGACTTGGATGGTACAACTGCCCATTATATTCTTTTGACTTATAGTTTTTTTATACTAGTCATATTggtcttttttttcttttttttttaaaaaaaattaatttaatttatattcacgttaaataatatcatatatagtTGTAAGAAATAATGAAGTATCGTATTgtaatttgaatttgattatattatatttatacgAAGTCAtatcataattttaaaaaattagcga comes from the Henckelia pumila isolate YLH828 chromosome 1, ASM3356847v2, whole genome shotgun sequence genome and includes:
- the LOC140893319 gene encoding chloroplast envelope quinone oxidoreductase homolog, with protein sequence MAGKLMRALQYHSNGGGRVGLEHVEVPIPDPGKGQVLLKVEATSLNPVDANTHKLKLLLRPFLSRNPLIPATDVAGEVVEVGPNVRNFKAGDKVVAVLGFFTGGGLAEYCIAEENSTVLRPPQLSPAEAASLPVAGLTALLTLTDKFAGVKLDGDGPKKNILITAASGGVGHYAVQLAKLGNTHVTATCGARNLEFVKSLGADEVVDYKTPEGAALKSPSGKKYDVVIQCARVAFPWSVFEPNLSQNGKVIDITAGNIRAVWTILVQKVTFSKKKLVPLLLVPKGEDLKRLVELWKEGKIKTTLDSVHPLSKGEIAWSKLLDGHATGKIVVEQ